A stretch of the Chlorobiota bacterium genome encodes the following:
- a CDS encoding NAD-dependent epimerase/dehydratase family protein: MKVVVTGGAGFIGSHLVDAYVNLDHEVFVIDNLSTGFEANINSKAKFHNIDLTNTSEIEKFFSENKIDFLNHHSAQLNVRVSVSNPKFDAEQNIIGTINLLQAALKNDCKKVLFASSAGTVYGDQLEYPCDESHPNNPISPYGISKLTIEKFMYYYHKIFNIDCIGLRYTNVYGVRQNPLGESGVIAIFCEQMKTGINPIIYGNGLQTRDYVNVKDVVKANLIATNRLLNIDNIFDLFNVSSNSEVNVNNLFKILNSFHENKYSLNYKQAKEGEQFRSCASYHKIKSDLGWEPKVSLIAGLEECVKNISK, encoded by the coding sequence ATGAAAGTTGTTGTTACAGGTGGTGCGGGTTTTATTGGTTCACATTTAGTTGATGCATATGTAAATTTAGATCATGAAGTATTTGTTATTGACAATCTATCTACTGGGTTTGAAGCAAATATTAATTCTAAAGCAAAGTTTCATAATATTGATTTAACTAATACTTCTGAAATTGAAAAATTTTTTTCTGAAAATAAAATTGATTTTTTAAATCATCATTCTGCTCAATTAAATGTTAGAGTTTCAGTTTCTAATCCTAAGTTTGATGCTGAACAAAATATAATAGGAACAATAAATCTATTACAAGCAGCACTTAAAAATGATTGCAAAAAAGTTTTGTTTGCTTCAAGTGCTGGCACTGTTTATGGTGATCAATTAGAATATCCTTGTGATGAAAGTCATCCTAATAATCCTATTTCTCCTTACGGAATTTCAAAACTGACAATTGAAAAATTCATGTACTATTATCATAAAATTTTTAATATTGACTGTATTGGTTTGAGATATACGAATGTATATGGAGTTAGACAGAATCCTTTGGGTGAAAGTGGTGTTATAGCAATATTTTGTGAACAAATGAAAACTGGAATTAATCCAATAATCTATGGGAATGGATTGCAAACCAGAGATTACGTAAATGTAAAAGATGTTGTAAAAGCTAATTTAATTGCTACAAATAGACTTTTAAATATAGATAATATCTTTGATTTGTTTAATGTAAGTTCGAACTCTGAAGTAAATGTAAATAATTTGTTTAAAATACTTAACTCATTTCATGAAAACAAATATTCTTTAAATTATAAACAAGCAAAGGAAGGAGAACAGTTTAGATCTTGTGCTTCTTATCATAAAATTAAATCTGATTTGGGATGGGAGCCAAAGGTATCATTAATTGCTGGATTAGAAGAATGTGTGAAAAATATTTCTAAGTAA
- a CDS encoding carboxypeptidase M32 has product MEENLFNKFLEQSNSIADINSATAILGWDQETYMPDGAVDIRAEQTATLSKLVHRLTVDENYGNMIDELSNGKGAELEPWQKNVVVQTKKDRDKASKFPEEFIHEAAKVMSHGNEDWKKARRASDFSLFQNSLEKIVDIKRREADYIGFKDNPYDALLNEFEEGMTVTQLKPIFERLRIATIKLLEKVKNSTIKPTDNIIHAGFDTKKQIEFSESIIKKLGFDFNFGRIDLTTHPFCTSFGMTDVRLTTRVYENDLRSCLFGLIHESGHGMYEQGFDKRYARTSVASGTSMGIHESQSLFWENMVSRSSEFWEWAFPILQNKFPEKLNDINSNEFYKAINVIAPSDIRVESDELTYNLHIILRFEIEEGLINNTIQVKDIPEIWNSKTKEYLGFVPENDAKGCLQDIHWSFGGIGYFPSYTLGKLYAAMWFDKLKSEIPNIKDQFSKGEFTETLDWLRKNIHQYGRSKSPSQLCIDICGKPLNEENFIAHIERKIDKVYYNS; this is encoded by the coding sequence ATGGAAGAAAATCTATTTAACAAATTTTTAGAGCAGTCAAACAGTATTGCAGATATCAACTCTGCTACAGCAATTTTAGGTTGGGATCAAGAAACTTATATGCCTGATGGAGCAGTTGACATAAGGGCTGAACAAACAGCCACATTGAGTAAATTAGTTCATCGATTAACTGTAGATGAAAATTACGGTAATATGATTGATGAATTATCAAATGGAAAAGGTGCTGAGTTAGAACCTTGGCAAAAAAATGTAGTTGTTCAAACAAAAAAAGATAGAGATAAAGCTTCAAAATTTCCAGAAGAATTTATTCATGAAGCAGCTAAAGTAATGTCTCATGGCAATGAAGATTGGAAAAAAGCTAGAAGAGCAAGTGACTTTTCATTGTTTCAGAATTCACTTGAAAAAATTGTAGATATTAAAAGAAGGGAAGCTGATTATATTGGTTTTAAAGATAATCCTTATGATGCTTTACTAAATGAATTTGAAGAAGGTATGACTGTAACACAGTTAAAACCAATTTTTGAGAGGTTGAGAATTGCTACAATTAAACTTTTAGAAAAAGTTAAAAATTCAACTATCAAACCAACAGATAATATTATTCATGCTGGTTTTGATACAAAAAAACAGATTGAATTTTCTGAATCTATTATCAAAAAATTAGGATTTGATTTTAACTTTGGTAGAATTGATTTAACAACCCATCCTTTCTGTACTTCATTTGGAATGACAGATGTAAGGCTAACAACAAGAGTTTATGAAAATGATTTGAGGTCATGTTTGTTTGGATTAATACATGAATCTGGACATGGAATGTATGAACAAGGGTTTGATAAAAGGTATGCAAGAACATCTGTAGCTAGTGGAACTTCAATGGGAATTCATGAATCTCAATCTTTGTTTTGGGAAAATATGGTTTCAAGAAGTAGTGAGTTTTGGGAGTGGGCTTTTCCTATTTTGCAAAATAAATTTCCAGAGAAATTAAATGATATAAATTCAAATGAATTTTATAAAGCTATTAATGTTATTGCTCCGAGCGATATTAGAGTTGAATCGGATGAGTTAACTTATAATTTGCATATTATCTTAAGGTTTGAAATTGAAGAAGGACTAATTAATAACACAATTCAAGTAAAAGATATACCAGAAATTTGGAATTCTAAGACAAAAGAATATTTAGGATTTGTTCCAGAAAATGATGCTAAAGGTTGCTTGCAAGATATTCATTGGTCATTTGGAGGAATAGGTTATTTCCCAAGTTACACACTTGGTAAATTGTATGCAGCAATGTGGTTCGATAAACTTAAATCAGAAATTCCTAATATCAAAGATCAATTCTCAAAAGGTGAATTTACAGAAACCCTTGATTGGCTACGTAAGAATATACATCAATATGGTAGAAGTAAATCTCCTTCTCAACTATGTATAGATATTTGTGGGAAACCTTTAAATGAAGAAAATTTCATTGCCCATATTGAACGTAAAATAGACAAAGTATATTATAATTCTTAA
- the deoC gene encoding deoxyribose-phosphate aldolase → MDVSSIIDHTKLNPDTTEIEIKKLCDEAFTNKFATICIMPYYIPFAYDYINNKYGEGKVKICSVIGFPNGAHQTIIKIAEANKAMLDGALELDMVMNLSALKSKKIKTVQADLTAISNTVHTKNCILKVIIETFLLSDDEKKLACELVNLSGSDFIKTSTGFNGGGATVNDIELIKKYSKPEMKIKASGGIYTYEMAKKLIEAGATRIGTSKSIEIIKNQNYINGS, encoded by the coding sequence ATGGATGTTTCAAGTATTATTGATCACACTAAATTGAATCCTGATACAACTGAAATCGAAATAAAAAAATTATGTGATGAAGCATTTACAAACAAATTTGCGACAATATGTATTATGCCATATTATATCCCATTTGCATATGATTATATCAACAATAAATATGGTGAAGGTAAAGTTAAAATTTGTAGTGTTATAGGATTTCCAAATGGAGCACATCAAACAATAATTAAAATTGCTGAGGCTAACAAAGCTATGCTTGATGGAGCTTTAGAATTAGATATGGTAATGAATTTATCTGCATTAAAATCAAAAAAAATTAAAACTGTTCAAGCTGATTTAACTGCAATTTCAAATACAGTTCATACAAAAAATTGCATCTTGAAAGTAATTATAGAAACTTTTCTTTTAAGTGATGATGAAAAAAAACTTGCCTGCGAATTAGTTAATTTGTCTGGTTCAGATTTTATAAAAACCTCTACTGGGTTTAATGGAGGTGGTGCAACTGTTAACGATATTGAATTGATTAAAAAATATTCAAAACCTGAGATGAAAATTAAAGCTTCTGGTGGTATTTATACTTATGAAATGGCTAAAAAGCTCATTGAAGCTGGTGCAACAAGAATTGGAACTAGTAAATCAATTGAAATTATCAAAAATCAAAATTATATAAATGGTAGTTAA
- a CDS encoding peptidase C1, whose protein sequence is MPIRMTKDDDENQQNESNRGTGNFSDLGGGARNTGSGGIIGMLLPFLFRYPKLLILLLIIIGLFYFFGGKNTINNLASQGLASGCSLDPKIYDKALVFEPLANNAKNPLPDFVSLEKFAPKRMNQGSQGSCVAWSSAYAARTIMRSRETGEDPNKIAFSPSYLYNQIALEGCEGSYVKWAMQAMEQKGGLPLKDFPYNENDCSAKPTNEELNLGSHYSILGANRLSINGDDQTIDLLAMKQNLSQGAPVVIGMMVGGTFMHGMFGKKVWHPTQSDYSMNGFGGHAMCVIGYDDNLEGGAFQIMNSWGPEWGENGLGYVRYNDFMKFAKEAHGLYPMGSSEKPSSNKLNLKFGLINNSDGSNIQLKNKGGNLFSTISPISKGSKFKIEVSNSVECYIYIFGQETNGSSYVLFPYTQKHSPYCGITGTRLFPKDYSMQADNIGNKDFMAVVVSKKPIDFNELNNKINSSIGNSYLTKITETLKNQIVQNVSFKSSDRIEFETDVNDKNSVAIIIEVDKK, encoded by the coding sequence ATGCCAATTAGAATGACAAAAGATGATGATGAGAATCAACAAAACGAATCCAATAGAGGTACTGGTAATTTCTCTGATTTAGGTGGAGGTGCTAGAAATACTGGGAGTGGAGGAATTATTGGAATGCTTTTGCCCTTTCTTTTTAGATATCCAAAACTCTTGATTCTGTTACTAATTATTATTGGGCTATTTTACTTTTTTGGTGGTAAGAATACTATAAATAATTTAGCCTCTCAAGGTTTAGCAAGTGGTTGTAGTTTAGATCCTAAAATTTATGATAAAGCATTAGTGTTTGAGCCATTAGCAAATAATGCTAAAAATCCATTACCAGACTTTGTTTCATTAGAAAAATTTGCTCCTAAAAGGATGAATCAAGGCTCTCAAGGAAGTTGTGTTGCATGGTCTAGTGCATATGCAGCCAGAACAATAATGAGGTCTAGAGAAACAGGAGAAGACCCAAACAAAATTGCTTTTAGTCCTTCTTACCTTTATAATCAAATTGCACTTGAAGGGTGCGAAGGCAGTTATGTTAAATGGGCTATGCAGGCAATGGAGCAGAAAGGAGGATTGCCACTTAAAGATTTCCCATACAATGAAAATGATTGTTCTGCCAAACCAACAAATGAAGAACTTAATTTAGGAAGTCATTACTCAATTTTAGGTGCAAATAGATTAAGTATTAATGGAGATGATCAAACTATTGATCTTTTAGCTATGAAGCAAAATTTATCTCAAGGTGCTCCAGTTGTAATTGGTATGATGGTAGGAGGTACCTTTATGCATGGAATGTTCGGAAAAAAAGTTTGGCATCCAACTCAGTCAGATTATTCTATGAATGGCTTTGGTGGGCATGCAATGTGCGTAATAGGATATGATGATAATTTAGAAGGAGGAGCTTTTCAGATAATGAATTCTTGGGGACCAGAATGGGGTGAAAACGGACTTGGTTATGTGCGGTATAATGATTTTATGAAATTTGCAAAAGAGGCTCATGGATTATACCCAATGGGAAGTTCTGAAAAACCAAGTTCCAATAAGTTAAATTTAAAGTTCGGATTGATAAATAATTCAGATGGGTCTAATATCCAATTAAAAAACAAAGGTGGAAATTTATTTTCAACAATTTCACCAATTTCAAAAGGTTCAAAATTTAAAATTGAAGTATCTAATAGTGTCGAATGTTATATTTATATTTTTGGGCAAGAGACTAATGGATCAAGTTATGTACTTTTTCCTTATACTCAAAAACATTCTCCATATTGTGGAATAACTGGTACAAGATTATTTCCAAAAGATTATTCTATGCAAGCTGATAATATTGGGAACAAAGATTTCATGGCAGTTGTTGTTTCAAAAAAACCAATTGATTTTAATGAATTAAACAATAAGATTAACTCTTCAATTGGCAACTCTTATCTAACAAAAATAACTGAAACATTAAAAAATCAAATAGTTCAAAATGTCTCTTTTAAATCAAGTGATAGAATAGAATTTGAAACAGATGTAAATGATAAAAATTCAGTTGCAATAATAATTGAAGTAGACAAAAAGTAA